One bacterium DNA window includes the following coding sequences:
- the thiE gene encoding thiamine phosphate synthase, which yields MMRDWRVYVIADALRSRGRSPREIAEAAIRGGATTVQLRMKDAPARQIVEAGREILPLCRAAGVAFVVNDRADVAMIVGADGVHVGQDDLPTREVRAMLGPEAVIGVSAATAEEAVAAERAGADYLGVGAIYATATKADAGEPIGLDRLRELRGVVRLPLIGIGGITADNAAAVIRAGARGVAVITAVTMAEDVAAAVRRIRREVDAALTG from the coding sequence ATGATGCGGGACTGGCGGGTGTACGTGATCGCCGATGCGCTCAGGAGCCGGGGACGATCGCCCCGAGAGATCGCCGAGGCGGCGATCCGTGGTGGGGCGACTACCGTGCAGCTGCGAATGAAGGACGCCCCGGCCCGCCAAATCGTGGAAGCGGGCCGGGAAATCCTCCCCCTGTGCCGCGCGGCCGGGGTCGCGTTCGTCGTCAACGATCGGGCCGACGTCGCGATGATCGTCGGGGCTGACGGGGTCCACGTCGGCCAGGACGACCTGCCGACCCGGGAGGTGCGGGCAATGCTGGGACCCGAGGCGGTGATCGGGGTCTCGGCCGCCACGGCGGAGGAGGCCGTGGCGGCCGAACGGGCGGGAGCGGATTACCTTGGGGTCGGGGCGATCTACGCCACGGCCACCAAGGCGGACGCCGGCGAGCCGATCGGCCTCGACCGCCTGCGCGAACTCCGCGGGGTGGTTCGGCTGCCGCTGATCGGCATCGGGGGAATCACGGCGGATAACGCGGCGGCGGTGATCCGCGCCGGGGCGCGGGGAGTGGCGGTCATCACCGCGGTGACCATGGCGGAGGACGTCGCGGCCGCGGTGCGCCGGATTCGGAGGGAGGTCGATGCCGCACTCACCGGATAA
- the thiD gene encoding bifunctional hydroxymethylpyrimidine kinase/phosphomethylpyrimidine kinase: MIPRALSIAGSDSGGGAGIQADLKTFSALGVFGMTAITALTAQNTTGVRAIVEMTPEFVRQQIDAVIGDIGVDAAKTGMLSNTPIIEAVADELRSRRIAALVVDPVMISKSGAPLLRPEACDALRRVLLPIALVVTPNLHEAGALLNRSVRTLEEMEAAARELHALGPRFVVVKGGHLEGAAVDVVFDGRRSERLATPRIATTHTHGTGCVFSAAITAGLARGLPAAAAIRNAKRFITRAIEAALPIGAGHGPANPMHAVTPEIDVDREG; this comes from the coding sequence ATGATCCCGAGAGCGCTGTCCATTGCGGGGTCTGACTCCGGCGGCGGCGCGGGGATCCAGGCCGACCTTAAGACGTTCTCCGCGCTCGGCGTCTTCGGCATGACGGCCATCACGGCACTGACCGCACAAAATACCACCGGCGTCCGGGCGATCGTCGAGATGACGCCGGAGTTTGTTCGCCAGCAGATCGATGCCGTCATCGGGGATATCGGGGTCGATGCGGCAAAGACCGGGATGTTGTCGAATACGCCGATCATCGAGGCGGTCGCCGACGAGCTCCGCAGTCGCCGGATCGCCGCGCTGGTGGTCGACCCCGTCATGATCTCGAAGAGTGGGGCGCCGCTGCTGCGGCCGGAGGCGTGCGACGCCCTCCGCCGGGTCCTGCTGCCGATCGCCCTGGTCGTCACCCCAAATCTGCACGAGGCGGGTGCGCTGCTCAACCGATCGGTGCGGACCCTCGAGGAGATGGAGGCGGCGGCGCGGGAGCTGCACGCCCTCGGCCCGCGCTTCGTCGTCGTCAAAGGGGGCCACCTCGAGGGCGCCGCCGTCGACGTGGTCTTCGACGGCCGGCGCAGCGAGCGCCTGGCCACGCCTCGGATCGCCACCACGCACACCCACGGCACCGGGTGCGTGTTCTCCGCGGCGATCACGGCCGGATTGGCGCGCGGCCTGCCGGCCGCCGCGGCGATCCGAAATGCCAAGCGCTTCATCACCCGGGCCATCGAAGCGGCGCTGCCGATCGGGGCAGGACACGGCCCCGCCAACCCGATGCACGCTGTGACACCGGAGATCGACGTCGACCGGGAGGGCTAG
- the thiW gene encoding energy coupling factor transporter S component ThiW produces MADMMGGVRDRDRDQHLRRLVLAAMFAGLATLLGSLSIPVGPTRVAPFQHTINAIAGILVGPWYAAAAALVTAFLRHSLGWGSLFAFPGSPFGALVVGYAYRLMRSDAAALCEPIGTGPIGATLAAWFFQPLVGSHHTLWWFQIAFLSSSIPGAILGFVLIRALRRVPAVNGWAVQS; encoded by the coding sequence ATGGCCGATATGATGGGAGGAGTTCGGGATCGGGACCGTGATCAGCACTTGAGGCGGCTCGTCCTTGCCGCGATGTTCGCCGGACTGGCGACGCTTCTCGGGTCGCTCAGCATCCCGGTGGGCCCCACGCGGGTGGCGCCGTTCCAGCACACCATCAACGCCATCGCCGGGATCCTCGTCGGCCCGTGGTACGCGGCGGCCGCGGCGCTGGTCACGGCCTTCCTCCGCCACAGCCTGGGGTGGGGATCGCTCTTCGCGTTCCCCGGCAGCCCCTTCGGCGCCCTGGTCGTCGGGTACGCGTACCGCCTGATGCGTTCGGACGCCGCCGCCCTCTGCGAGCCGATCGGGACGGGGCCCATCGGCGCGACCCTGGCGGCGTGGTTCTTCCAGCCGTTGGTCGGATCCCACCACACCCTCTGGTGGTTTCAGATCGCGTTTCTCTCCAGCAGCATCCCGGGCGCGATCCTCGGCTTTGTGCTCATCCGGGCGCTTCGCCGCGTCCCGGCCGTCAACGGATGGGCCGTCCAGTCGTGA
- a CDS encoding heavy metal-associated domain-containing protein — protein MGALEELPGVVGADVNLATKNVQITYRRGTVTVEAMQRAVERVDLRLRFRHWLHRWVAGGGPR, from the coding sequence GTGGGGGCTCTGGAGGAGCTCCCCGGAGTGGTCGGCGCGGACGTGAACCTGGCGACCAAGAACGTGCAGATCACCTACCGGCGGGGGACCGTGACCGTCGAGGCGATGCAGCGGGCCGTGGAGCGGGTGGATCTTCGCCTCCGCTTCCGCCACTGGCTCCACCGCTGGGTGGCCGGAGGCGGCCCGCGGTGA
- the hslO gene encoding Hsp33 family molecular chaperone HslO: MQIRDAVLRATAADGTIRAIAVVSTQTVEDARIRHATSATATAALGRSLTAAALLGAGLKAGQSVLLRVLGDGPIGGVIAQADAEGHVRGYAVHPLADLPETNARKLDVGGLVGRQGLLHVTRDLGLRVSYHGSAPLVSGEIAEDLASYFVVSEQIPSMVSLGVLVGPGLRVLASGGLCVQILPGAPPGVVEDLETRSRQLPPITQMMRAGHTPEQILSTSLGDLHPHIGAATPLAFQCQCSRERVEGMLRLLGVDELETILMQEGRAEVTCRFCGDRYVLEEPELRGLIARLRGEGPPVM, encoded by the coding sequence GTGCAGATACGGGACGCCGTCCTCAGGGCCACTGCCGCGGACGGGACGATTCGGGCCATCGCCGTGGTCTCTACACAGACCGTTGAAGATGCGCGCATCCGCCACGCCACATCGGCCACCGCGACCGCGGCCCTGGGGCGGAGCCTGACGGCGGCGGCACTGTTGGGGGCCGGGCTCAAGGCCGGGCAATCGGTCCTCCTGCGGGTGCTGGGAGACGGACCGATTGGCGGCGTCATCGCCCAAGCCGACGCGGAAGGCCACGTTCGCGGCTACGCCGTCCACCCCCTGGCCGATCTGCCGGAGACAAACGCCCGCAAGCTCGACGTCGGCGGGCTCGTCGGCCGGCAAGGGCTGCTCCACGTCACGCGGGATCTCGGGCTTCGGGTCTCGTACCACGGGTCTGCACCGCTGGTGTCCGGGGAAATTGCGGAGGATCTCGCCTCGTACTTTGTCGTTTCCGAGCAGATCCCGTCGATGGTCTCGCTCGGGGTACTGGTGGGTCCAGGTCTCCGGGTGCTGGCCTCGGGGGGGTTGTGTGTGCAGATCCTGCCGGGGGCGCCCCCCGGGGTGGTGGAGGACCTGGAAACCCGCTCGCGACAGCTTCCGCCGATCACGCAGATGATGCGAGCCGGGCACACGCCTGAGCAGATCCTGTCCACTTCGCTCGGCGATCTGCACCCGCACATCGGAGCGGCCACCCCGCTGGCGTTCCAGTGCCAGTGCAGCCGCGAGCGCGTGGAGGGCATGCTCCGCCTGCTGGGGGTCGACGAACTGGAAACCATCCTCATGCAGGAGGGACGCGCCGAGGTGACCTGTCGATTCTGCGGTGACCGCTACGTTCTGGAGGAACCCGAGCTCCGGGGCCTGATTGCCAGACTGCGGGGAGAAGGGCCGCCCGTGATGTGA
- the recG gene encoding ATP-dependent DNA helicase RecG gives MTASPFPPTAVDLGTPVRYLRGVGPGRAQMLARLGIATAGDLLYTLPRRLEDRSHLRAIYDLRHGAVETVQGTIGQIRQFRPRRRRLTITKAAIVDTSGVLHAVWYNQPYLARQLLRGRRIVLHGRVQRQGGEVQMAAPEFELLEDGEETLHVGRIVPVYRGTEGLSQRILRTIVLHAIEDTAPRITEWLPDDLRRRHRLPALADALRQAHFPDTQDTQAAAHRRLVYEELLLLELLLLRQKAAAAAERRSVEYGDASELITRFHAGLPFSLTRAQRQVIDEISADLHRSHPMNRLLQGDVGSGKTLIAATALLRCVGGGAQGALMAPTEILAGQHYLTLHTLLEPLGITTVLLVGGLGRAARLEAFQATREGRADIIIGTHALIEEEVEFHRLGLVVVDEQHRFGVTQRAALSKKGDHPDVLVMTATPIPRTLALTLYGDLDVSTLDELPPGRSPIKTYTRPTSSRPRVYEFVRSQVEAGRQAYIVCPLIEESDKLQAEAATALASRLQQEVFRGLRVGVLHGRMKIEVRDATMRAMRDGEIAVLVATTVIEVGIDIPNATVMVIEDADRFGLSQLHQLRGRVGRGTHESVCVLVADVAADDAIAASRLAAMVETGDGFRIAQRDLELRGAGELLGDRRQTMLRQHGVTELRVADLVRDHDWLERARRDAEILLRSDPALGEPAHRPLAEALQQRFGGARVENVRVG, from the coding sequence ATGACGGCGAGCCCTTTCCCCCCCACCGCCGTCGACCTGGGAACCCCGGTGCGCTACCTGCGGGGCGTGGGGCCGGGCCGCGCTCAAATGCTCGCGCGGTTAGGGATCGCCACCGCGGGGGATCTGCTCTACACGCTCCCGCGGCGGCTCGAGGATCGCAGTCACCTCCGCGCCATCTACGACCTCCGGCACGGCGCCGTGGAAACCGTTCAAGGCACGATCGGCCAAATCCGCCAGTTCCGGCCGCGGCGACGGCGCCTCACGATCACCAAAGCCGCGATCGTCGATACCTCCGGCGTCCTCCATGCCGTTTGGTACAACCAGCCGTACCTCGCGCGCCAGCTGCTGCGGGGGCGCAGGATCGTCCTGCACGGACGGGTACAGCGGCAGGGCGGGGAGGTGCAGATGGCGGCCCCGGAGTTCGAGCTCCTGGAGGATGGTGAGGAGACGCTGCACGTGGGGCGGATCGTCCCCGTCTATCGCGGCACCGAGGGGTTGAGCCAGCGGATCCTGCGGACGATCGTGCTCCACGCGATCGAGGACACCGCCCCGCGGATCACGGAATGGCTGCCGGACGATCTTCGGCGTCGCCACCGCCTTCCCGCGCTCGCCGACGCGCTGCGGCAGGCGCACTTTCCGGACACCCAGGACACGCAGGCCGCGGCGCACCGGCGGCTGGTGTACGAGGAACTGCTGCTCCTCGAACTACTGCTGCTCCGCCAGAAGGCCGCCGCGGCGGCCGAGCGGCGGAGCGTCGAGTACGGGGACGCCTCCGAGCTCATCACCCGGTTCCACGCCGGCTTGCCGTTCTCGCTCACCCGGGCCCAGCGCCAGGTGATCGACGAGATCAGCGCAGACCTCCACCGGTCCCACCCGATGAACCGGCTGCTCCAAGGCGATGTCGGCTCGGGGAAGACCCTGATCGCCGCGACCGCGCTGCTGCGCTGTGTGGGAGGGGGGGCGCAGGGGGCGTTGATGGCTCCAACGGAGATCTTGGCCGGGCAGCACTACCTGACCCTCCACACCCTACTTGAGCCCCTCGGGATCACAACCGTCCTGCTGGTGGGCGGCCTGGGGCGCGCGGCCCGCCTGGAGGCGTTCCAGGCGACGCGGGAGGGACGTGCCGACATCATCATCGGCACCCACGCCCTGATCGAGGAGGAAGTGGAATTTCATCGGTTGGGGTTGGTCGTCGTCGACGAGCAGCATCGGTTCGGGGTCACCCAGCGGGCGGCGCTGAGCAAGAAAGGCGACCATCCGGACGTGCTCGTGATGACGGCGACGCCGATCCCGCGCACCCTCGCCCTCACCCTCTACGGCGACCTGGACGTCTCGACGCTCGATGAGCTCCCGCCGGGGCGGTCGCCGATCAAGACCTACACCCGCCCCACCTCGAGTCGGCCGCGGGTGTACGAGTTCGTCCGCTCGCAGGTCGAGGCGGGGCGGCAAGCTTACATCGTTTGCCCGTTGATCGAAGAATCCGACAAGCTGCAGGCCGAGGCCGCCACGGCGCTCGCATCCCGCCTGCAACAGGAGGTGTTCCGCGGCCTTCGAGTTGGCGTGCTGCACGGGCGGATGAAGATTGAAGTGCGCGATGCGACCATGCGCGCGATGCGGGATGGCGAGATCGCCGTCCTCGTCGCCACCACCGTGATCGAGGTTGGGATCGACATCCCGAACGCCACGGTGATGGTGATCGAGGACGCCGACCGCTTCGGGCTTTCCCAACTTCACCAGCTCCGCGGGCGCGTCGGACGGGGAACCCACGAATCGGTCTGCGTCCTCGTCGCCGATGTCGCCGCCGACGACGCGATCGCCGCGTCGCGTCTCGCCGCGATGGTGGAGACGGGGGATGGGTTCCGCATCGCCCAGCGGGACCTTGAGCTCAGAGGGGCCGGCGAACTCCTCGGCGACCGCCGGCAGACCATGCTCCGACAACACGGCGTCACCGAGCTCCGGGTCGCCGATCTCGTTCGGGACCACGATTGGCTCGAGCGCGCCCGCCGAGATGCGGAGATCTTGCTCCGGAGCGACCCCGCGCTCGGGGAACCGGCGCACCGCCCCCTGGCGGAAGCACTCCAGCAACGGTTCGGCGGCGCCCGCGTCGAGAACGTGCGGGTCGGCTGA
- the rsmD gene encoding 16S rRNA (guanine(966)-N(2))-methyltransferase RsmD, whose translation MRSGGGRARGTRAHVKSGHGVRPTSSKVTGALFNSLAPRLAGARVLDLFAGTGRVGIEALRRGASLVVFVERDPRNAALIRESLAAVPHAEVRRANVLTEVQALDTQERQFDLIFLDPPYGLGLQAKTLRRIAAGAVLADDGLAIAEGHWRDDPGEIAGLTRLRAVRYGETALWTYARGGKREEGP comes from the coding sequence GTGCGCAGCGGCGGCGGCAGGGCCCGCGGCACCCGGGCGCACGTCAAGAGCGGGCACGGCGTCCGCCCGACATCCAGCAAGGTCACGGGCGCGCTCTTCAATTCGCTCGCCCCGCGCCTCGCCGGCGCCCGCGTGCTCGATCTCTTCGCAGGGACCGGACGGGTTGGGATTGAAGCGCTGAGACGGGGGGCGAGCCTGGTCGTTTTCGTCGAACGCGATCCGCGCAACGCCGCCTTGATCCGGGAGTCCCTGGCGGCGGTCCCCCACGCCGAAGTTCGCAGGGCCAACGTGCTGACCGAGGTGCAGGCGCTCGACACGCAGGAGCGGCAGTTCGACCTGATCTTCCTGGACCCGCCGTATGGGCTCGGGCTGCAGGCGAAGACGTTGAGACGCATCGCCGCCGGGGCGGTGCTGGCGGATGACGGCCTGGCAATCGCCGAAGGCCACTGGCGGGATGATCCGGGCGAGATCGCGGGGCTCACCCGCCTCCGGGCGGTCCGGTACGGAGAAACCGCGCTTTGGACGTACGCGCGGGGTGGGAAGAGGGAGGAAGGGCCTTGA
- the rpmB gene encoding 50S ribosomal protein L28: MARRCAVCGKEPRTGYRVSHSHHKTKRRFAPNLQSVRAVIDGVRRRAMVCTACLKGKKVVRVA, encoded by the coding sequence ATGGCACGGCGATGCGCGGTGTGCGGGAAGGAGCCGCGCACCGGCTACAGGGTGAGTCACTCGCACCACAAGACGAAGCGGAGGTTTGCCCCCAACCTGCAGAGCGTGCGCGCCGTGATCGACGGCGTGCGACGACGGGCCATGGTCTGCACCGCGTGTCTCAAGGGGAAGAAAGTGGTCCGGGTGGCCTGA
- the thiM gene encoding hydroxyethylthiazole kinase, producing the protein MTRSVGDIAGLMTRVRSTRPLVHHITNIVTINDVANVTAAIGAAPVMARAPEEVEEIAGQASALVLNTGTLTRDITDLMVRAGRRANHRGVPVILDPVGAGGTAFRSAEIRRLLAEIRCACIRGNAGEIAALAGLAGHVRGVDAAGTIEDIDALSRRLAASTGATVAATGVEDLLTNGTRTVRIANGHPWLARISGSGCMATACIGAVAAIEPDPLAAATAGLVWFEVAAECAAGRSGGPGTFRAALLDALNDLDGATAVRRARTRLG; encoded by the coding sequence GTGACCCGCTCCGTCGGCGACATCGCCGGACTGATGACCCGTGTCCGCAGCACTCGGCCCCTCGTGCACCACATCACCAACATCGTCACGATCAACGACGTGGCGAACGTCACCGCGGCCATCGGCGCCGCCCCGGTGATGGCGCGGGCGCCGGAAGAAGTGGAGGAGATCGCCGGCCAGGCGAGCGCCCTCGTCCTCAACACCGGGACCCTGACCCGCGACATCACCGACCTGATGGTGCGAGCGGGCCGGCGGGCCAATCACCGCGGCGTGCCGGTCATCCTGGACCCGGTGGGGGCGGGTGGGACGGCGTTCCGGTCGGCGGAGATCCGGCGCCTGCTGGCCGAGATCCGGTGTGCGTGCATCCGGGGCAACGCCGGAGAAATCGCCGCGCTTGCGGGACTGGCCGGACACGTGCGAGGGGTGGATGCCGCGGGGACGATCGAGGACATCGACGCGTTGAGCCGGCGGCTGGCCGCATCGACCGGAGCCACGGTCGCGGCCACCGGGGTCGAGGATCTGCTGACCAACGGCACCAGGACCGTCCGCATCGCCAACGGACATCCCTGGCTGGCGCGAATCTCGGGGAGCGGTTGCATGGCGACGGCCTGCATCGGCGCGGTCGCCGCCATCGAACCCGACCCTCTCGCGGCGGCGACCGCCGGGCTGGTCTGGTTCGAGGTCGCCGCCGAGTGCGCGGCGGGGCGGAGCGGCGGGCCTGGCACGTTTCGCGCGGCGCTTCTGGATGCCCTGAACGACCTGGACGGGGCCACGGCCGTGCGGCGCGCCCGGACCCGGCTCGGATGA
- the coaD gene encoding pantetheine-phosphate adenylyltransferase: MRENRLAIALYPGSFDPVHNGHLDIIERARRMFRRVVVGVATNIEKDPMFSVADRVAMLRAAAEQTDVEVMQFQGLTVEFAERLGATVIVKGLRAMMDFEYELKMAAMNKRLRPEIETVFMMTAPEFAYLSSTLIREVARFGGSVSGLIPQNVEKRLGQKLRSQRKR; encoded by the coding sequence TTGAGGGAGAACAGGCTCGCCATTGCCTTGTATCCCGGCAGCTTCGACCCGGTGCACAACGGGCACCTGGACATCATCGAGCGGGCCCGCAGAATGTTTCGCCGCGTGGTCGTGGGCGTCGCGACCAACATAGAGAAAGACCCGATGTTTAGCGTCGCCGACCGCGTGGCGATGCTCCGCGCCGCGGCGGAGCAGACCGACGTCGAGGTCATGCAGTTCCAAGGGCTGACCGTCGAGTTCGCGGAGCGGCTGGGAGCGACGGTGATCGTCAAGGGACTGCGGGCAATGATGGACTTCGAGTACGAACTGAAGATGGCGGCGATGAACAAACGACTGAGACCCGAAATCGAAACCGTCTTTATGATGACCGCTCCGGAATTCGCATACCTGAGTTCGACGCTGATCCGGGAGGTGGCGCGGTTCGGCGGATCGGTCTCCGGTCTCATTCCCCAGAATGTGGAGAAACGGCTCGGTCAGAAGTTGAGGTCACAACGCAAGAGGTGA
- the thiL gene encoding thiamine-phosphate kinase — protein MPHSPDNTIASVGEFALIDRLRQLVPTAGPGVTIGIGDDAAVLQFSHPVVATCDSQVEGVHFTWALCRPGDVGWRALAVNLSDVAAMGGTPRHALISLVLPRDTLLDMVEELYRGIAAAALAHAVSIVGGNVSGADGPLVVDITLLGETPRPVTRSGARPGDGVWVTGSLGKAAAGRFLLEHPEIQAPGRAVLEQAYRRPSPRVDAGRVLSALGPRAMIDTSDGTASDLLHLVDASGVGVRLDEDRLPVPDGLGPVAHAAGIDPRAWALRGGEDYELLFAAEPGFDAEAPGVARRIGVNLTRIAEILPASAGRWIHGSGVPRPLTAEGWDHFPAGGGRR, from the coding sequence ATGCCGCACTCACCGGATAACACCATCGCGTCGGTGGGGGAGTTCGCCCTGATCGACCGGCTGCGGCAGCTCGTCCCCACCGCCGGGCCCGGGGTGACCATCGGGATCGGCGACGACGCCGCAGTCCTGCAGTTCTCGCATCCCGTCGTGGCAACATGCGACAGTCAGGTTGAGGGGGTCCATTTCACCTGGGCACTGTGCCGGCCCGGGGACGTCGGCTGGCGCGCGCTGGCCGTGAACCTGAGCGATGTGGCGGCGATGGGGGGGACCCCGCGCCACGCGCTCATCTCGCTGGTGCTGCCGCGGGATACCCTCCTCGACATGGTGGAGGAGCTGTACCGGGGGATCGCCGCCGCCGCCCTGGCGCACGCCGTCTCCATCGTCGGCGGAAATGTGTCCGGCGCCGATGGCCCGCTCGTGGTCGACATCACGCTGCTCGGCGAGACACCCCGGCCCGTCACCCGCTCGGGCGCGAGACCGGGGGACGGAGTGTGGGTGACCGGGTCTCTCGGGAAAGCGGCGGCCGGCCGATTCCTCCTCGAGCATCCCGAGATCCAGGCTCCCGGGAGGGCGGTGCTGGAACAGGCATACCGCCGGCCGAGTCCGCGGGTGGACGCCGGCAGGGTCTTGAGCGCGCTCGGGCCGAGGGCGATGATCGACACGAGTGATGGAACGGCCAGCGACCTGTTGCACCTCGTCGATGCCTCCGGAGTCGGCGTGCGCCTCGATGAGGACCGGCTGCCGGTTCCTGACGGACTCGGGCCGGTCGCGCACGCGGCGGGGATCGACCCGCGCGCGTGGGCGCTGCGGGGGGGCGAGGACTATGAGCTCCTGTTTGCCGCGGAGCCGGGGTTCGACGCCGAGGCCCCCGGGGTCGCCCGGCGCATCGGCGTAAACCTCACCCGCATCGCGGAGATCCTTCCGGCATCCGCCGGGCGGTGGATTCACGGATCCGGGGTCCCGCGTCCCTTGACCGCGGAGGGGTGGGATCATTTTCCGGCAGGGGGGGGACGGCGATGA
- a CDS encoding DUF177 domain-containing protein, whose translation MRVNIGELLADRGAVRTLAYSEPCEPPAEDAVLLRPVEGALTVASTGRTVCLSGRVRTALSLVCGACLVRFEQPLEFSIAEEFGRPATATAAVEAELGPDDFVTPVGPDDTIDVTEVVRQHLILALPLAPRCREGCRGLCPTCGADLNAGACGCAEDPVDPRLQVLRQWATVHKGGATTEKE comes from the coding sequence GTGCGGGTTAACATCGGCGAACTGCTGGCTGATCGGGGCGCCGTTCGGACGTTGGCGTACTCCGAGCCGTGCGAGCCGCCTGCCGAGGACGCGGTGCTCCTGCGGCCCGTCGAAGGGGCGCTCACGGTCGCCAGCACCGGGCGGACGGTGTGCCTCTCGGGAAGGGTGCGAACGGCACTGAGTCTCGTGTGCGGAGCGTGCCTGGTCCGATTCGAGCAGCCGCTCGAGTTCTCCATCGCCGAAGAGTTCGGCCGTCCGGCGACCGCCACCGCAGCGGTGGAGGCGGAGTTGGGTCCGGACGACTTTGTGACTCCGGTCGGACCCGATGATACGATTGACGTGACCGAGGTCGTCCGGCAGCACCTCATTCTGGCCCTCCCCCTCGCGCCGAGGTGCCGGGAGGGGTGCCGGGGATTGTGTCCGACCTGCGGCGCGGACTTGAACGCCGGCGCGTGCGGCTGTGCGGAGGATCCCGTTGATCCGCGACTTCAGGTGTTGCGGCAGTGGGCGACCGTGC